The Blautia pseudococcoides genome segment AAGAAGAGAGACATCGTATTGCAGAAGCGGCCCGCAATGCTGGAACATGGCATATGGACTTAGATATCATTGCAGACGGTTTTCACCCAATTATCCGCGATATCAGAAACCGAAAACATTCAGAGTATGACTTTCCAGGCGGTAGAGGGTCTACGAAGTCGTCTTCCGTATCATGTATCATTATAGAGCTGATTAAGAACAACAGCGATATGCACGCTTTGGTGCTGCGTAAAGTAGGCAACACTATAAGGGATTCAGTGTATGCGCAGCTTAAATGGGCTATACAAAAGATGGGTCTGGAGGAGGAATTTGAGTATAAAACTTCTCCATTAGAGATTATATACAGACCTACAGGTCAGAAAATTTACTTCCGCGGTGCGGATGATCCACTTAAAATCAAATCAATTAAGCCGGAGTTCGGATACATTGGGATTATATGGTTCGAGGAACTGGATCAGTTTGCGGGACCGGAGGAAATCCGAAGTATTGAGCAGTCTGCCATCCGTGGAGGTGATGTGGCTTATAAATTTAAGTCATTTAACCCGCCTAAGAGTAAAAATAATTGGGCGAACGAATATGTGGCAGAGACAGAGAGGGATAACCCTGACGCTGTAGTGTACAGGAGCACATATAAGGATGTCCCGCCGGAATGGCTGGGACAGAAATTTATAGATGACGCTGAACATTTGAGAAAGATTAACCCGGAAGCGTACGAGAACGAGTATGATGGTGTGGCTAACGGTTCGGGAGGAAATGTATTTGAATATCTGGAATTGCGAGAAATCACTGACGAAGAGATTAGCCGCATGGACAGGATATATCAGGGTGTTGACTGGGGATGGTACCCAGATAAGTACGCGTTTATCCGGTCATATTACGACAGCCATCATGAAAAGATATATCTGATTGATGAGAATTATGTAAACAAAACGCCGAATAAGAAAACGGCAGAGTGGATAATCAAATATGGGTATGATGACTATCTGATTACCTGCGACAGCAACGAGAACAAATCCGTGAATGACTACAGGGATATGGGTATTCTGGCAAGAGCAGCTATCAAAGGCCCTGGAAGCGTAGAGTACGGGTTTAAGTGGCTGCAAGGCAAGACGATCGTGATAGACAGGCGCAGGACACCAAATGCCTACAATGAGATTACCAAATATGAGTATGCCAGAGATAAGGACGGCAATGTCATGAGTGGTTATCCAGAGGGACAGGAAGACCATATAATAGCGGCATTACGCTATGCGTATGAGGACTTCTTCAATCGGAGGGGGAATTCAGCGTAATGGGAATTATATCAATGATTAAAAGGTGGTGGGGAATGTTGTTTAAAAATGAGGCAGAGAGAGAGTTTAACGTCAGCCCGGTAACGTCCCCACAGATGGACGCTCTTATCAATAAGTGTGTGATGATATACAGAGGTCATCCGGCGTGGGTAAACGAGGAAGACCATATTCGGACAATCAATTTTGCTAAAACCATATGTGAGGAGACTGCCAGGCTGACAACGCTTGCAGTCTCCATTTCAGTTAGTGGTTCGCCTATGGGGGATTACTTGCAAAAGCAGATGGATAAGTGCTATTTCAACCTGCGCAAGTGGGTAGAGATGGGGATTGCACATGGTACAGCAATACTTAAGCCTAACGGTAGCGGTGTGGATGTGTTTACCCCGGCAGACTTTGTTATCACATCCACGGACGATAACGGTAATATCAATGGGATTATATTCAAAGACAGTTACCAAAATGGACAAAAGTATTATACCAGACTAGAGTACCACAGATTTGAAAGTGACTCGGTGTATGCCATATCTAATAGAGCTTATGTATCTGACAGCCAAGATGACATTGGAAAGAAGATAGACCTGGCAAAGACACGCTGGTCGATGTTGTTGCCAGATGCGTATATCACCAAAGAAAATGGCGAGAGGCTGGATAGTCCTCTGTTTGGAGTGTTCAGCACACCTGACGCGAACAATGTGGATAGCAGCAGCACATTGGGGCTGCCTATATTCTCCACTGCAATTGAAGAATTAAAAGATCTGGATATCGCATATAGCAGAAATGCGTATGAAATTAACATCAGTCAAAAAATAACCCTATTGGATGATAGATTGACACAAAAAAGCGGAATGAAAATAGGAGATAAACAAGACATAAGGCTTCCTAAATTTGTGAGAAATGTGCTCGGGAGTAGTGCAAACGAATTCTATCAGGAAATAAACCCACAGTTAAATACAGAGACAAGAAAAGTAGGAATTAACATGTATCTCTCATTTATTGCTTATAAATGTGGTTACAGCAACGGTTACTTCGTATTTGACGAAAAAACGGGGATGGTAACGGCGACGCAGATAGAAGCAGACCAGCAGAGGACAATACAGTTTATAAAGGACTGCCGGGACAAGCTGGAAAACTGTATGGGCGGCCTGATATATGCATTGCAGATCATGGCGGAGCTGTATGGCCTGGCGCCCTCCGGGCAGTATGAGGTTGAATACGGCTTTGGAGATATCATATACAGCTACGAAGAGGACAAGGCAAACTGGTGGAAGTATGTGGTAAATGGGAAAATCCCGGCGTGGAAGTATTTTGTGAAGTTTGAAAGCATGACAGAGGAAGAAGCCAAAGCCCTTACAGCAGAAGCACAGCCGGAAGAGCCGACGTTATTTGGAAAGGAAGAGTAGCTTATGCTGTCACCGGATTATTTAAGGCAGATAACAGAAGGAGCAGAAGAGAATGCCAGTAGGCTGCACCAGAAGGTTATATCACTCATCATCTCCCGGATGGTCAGAAGACTGGAAAGGAGAGAGGATTATCTTTTCACTCCAATTGATAGGTGGCAGATAGAAACAATTCAAGAGTCAGGATATCTGCTGGAAGATATACAGAAAGAAATATCGAGCCATCTTGGAACCCAATATAAAGAGGTTCAATCCAGAATGGAAGAGGCAGGTATAAAAGCTATTGAGTATGACAATGAAGTGTATAAAGCTGCTGGACTGTCCCCTACGCCACTAAAACAAGCGCCACACCTGATTAGACTTATGCAGAGAAATTATGAAGCTACTAATGGAGAGCTACGGAACCTTACACGGACAACCGCCAATGCCGCACAGCAGACGTTTATTGAGGAATGTGATATGGCGTATGAGAAGGTCACTCGAAATGTACAACCGTTATCGGGAGCGGTGAGAGAAGCAGTTGATAATGTGTCGAAAACTGGCGTGAAAATTGTGTATCCATCCGGCCATAAGGACTATATAGAGACAGCAGTTGCAAGGACGGTTAGAACAGGCGTGGCACAAGCTACAGGAGATATACAAATGGCACGTATGGAGGAAATGGAGTGGGATATTATACTCACAAGCGCACATTACGGGGCACGTACGGGAGATGGCGGGGAAAACCCAGGTAATCATTATTGGTGGCAGGGGAAATTTTTTAGCCGTACTGGTCAGGATAAAAGGTTTCCTGATTTTCGCACTTCAACAGGATATGGTTCCGTAACTGGATTGTGCGGTGCAAATTGCCGCCATTCTTTCGGACCTGGAGACGGAATTCATAATCCATATGGTGACATTGATTCCGAAGCAAACAAGAAGATTGAGGATATTAACAAGCACATGAGAGGAATGGAACGTAATATCCGTAAAACAAAGCAAGAGTTGCTTGGTTTGCGAACGGCAATTGAGAGCACGGGGGATGAAAAGTTGAAGTATGAGTTACAACAGGAATATGACCATATAGCTGCCACACTTAAAAGACAGAATGCGAAATACAAGAATTTTTGTGATATGCATAATATAAAACCTTTGCAGGAAAGGCTGCATACGGCAAAGTGGGGTCATTCAGAGGAGATGAAGGCCAGAGAGGCTGTGGATAGATACAATAACAAATCTACATAAGAGGTGCGTGTGGTTCTCCGGGAACATACATGGGGGTTCGATTCCCCTCACACGTGTTACCTGGCCGGGGGTCAATCCGGCAGAATCCAACCGCAGAAAGAGCGGTCAATAAAACCATTTCAGGAGGCAAGGAAAATGAAAAACATTTATGAAATCATGAAAGAGTTCGGAATTGAGATCCCAGAAGACAAGAAGGATGGATTCGACAAGGCATGGAAAGAAAATTACCGGACAAAGGCTGAATTCGAGAAGGCGGCAGCCAAAAGGGACGAATACAAAAAGTCTCTTGAGGACGTGCAGGGAAAACTTGAAGATTTTGAGAAGGTGGATGTGGAAGACTTACAAAACCAGGTTAAAACCCTAACAGCAGACTTGCAGAAAGAGAAGGAAGAGCGTGCTGCCGAAGAGTCACGCAGGGCATTGGAGAAGACAGTAGATACATTCATGGGAGACAAGAAATTTGTGAACTCCCTGACCGCAGACAGTATTAGGGGAAAACTCATGGAAGAACTGGATAAGGATACCGCAAAAGGAAAATCCATTGAAGATATCTTCAATGGACTTATCACAGACAAAGACGGGAACCAGATCCCGAACATTGTCGTGGATGAGGAACAGCAGAAAGCCGAACAGAATAAGGCAAAATTCACTACGAAGTTCACCGGTACTGGAAATGGCGGCATGACAAAAGATGATTTCAGGAAGCTGTCCCTTGACGAACGTACTAAATTGAAACAGAGTGACCCGGAACTGTACGAAGCAATGAGAAAATGAAAATAGGAGGAAATAAGTTATGGCAATGACTGGAACATTTGGAGGTTTTGTATTTGACCCGGAGGTATTCTCCGAATATATGGCAGAACAGCCTACATGGAATGACAGAATTTTAGCATCCGGTATTTTGGTACAGGATAATACGATTATGGATTTGATCGGTGACAAGGGTAACGTGGCAACACTGCCTTTCTATGTGCCGATTGATGCCGAAGAGGACCCAGCGCTGAACAATGATGGCGAAACGGACAACACCCCGTCCGAGATTTCTGGAAGCAAACAGACCTGTATGTTGATCCAGAGGATGAAAGCATGGAAGGCGCAGGATTTTACAAAAGAACTGACTGGAGCGGACCCTATGACACATGTCGCAAATAGCGTATCCGGATACTATCGGCAGGTGAGAGCTAAAGACCTGATGTCTATTGTGGATGCTGTGTTAAGCCTTGACGGGATGGCGAATCATATCACAGATATCTCGGCTGCAGAAGGGGACCCTGCGGAGGCAAATAAAGTAGATGAGACTACGCTTATTTACGCACAGCAGAAAGCAATTGGGGATTCTGCAGAGAATATGGGACTTTTGTTCATGCACTCTTATATGTATGCCAGATACAAAGCTATGGGGCTTGTGGATTACAACAAATATACTGTGCCGAATGCTTTGGCTGGTGATATGGAAATGCCGACGATCGGAGGTTTCATCCCGGTAGTGTCTGATCGGTTTACAGTAGATACGTCTGGTTCCGTGCCAGTATATAAGACTTATATGATTGGCTCCGGCTCTATACTGACCTGTGATAAGACTAACTATGAAGACCCATACTACGCAGACTACGACCCAGAGACAGAAGCGGGCATTCGCAAACTGTATACGAAGCAGGGGTATGTCATGCATCCCAATGGATTTTCTATTGCTGCAACAAAGATTAAAAAGGAGTCCCCGACAAATGTAGAACTCGGGGCAAAGGCAAACTGGTCTTTGGCTTATAAGGAGAAGAACATCCGCATGGGTATGATTAAGTCCAATGGATAAGAGGTGACGTTATGTATACCACATACGAATTTTACGTTACACGCTATTTTGGCGATATGATCCCGGAAGATGTATTTGAAAAATTCTGTCAGCGGTCTTGTGATGAAATTGACGTTATCACATTTGACAGGCTGGTAGAAGGATTTCCGACTGATGAAAGAGCAGCGGCCAGGGTGCAGAGAGCAATATGCGCCCTGGCTGAATTGTTTTACCGGATAGATGCAGAAGATAGAAAAGCAGAGGAATCTACTGGTATCATCCACAAAGAGGACGGAACGGTGATAGGAAAGCAGATAACCGCCGTGTCATCCGGGAACGAGTCTATACATTATGCTGTGGGACAAGGTACAACAATCAGTACCATAACAACAGCGGTAAAAGATGTGAAATCGCGCAGAAAGTTGGAATACGACACAGTAAGGGAATACCTTACCGGCGTTAAAGATAATAAAGGAGAGTTGCTATTATATGCAGGATTGTAAAATTAATGTTTTAGGGACAAAATATAGTCTATTTTTCCGTAAGAGAGATGAGGACGAAGGATTAAAAGAAAATGATGGGTACTGTGACAAAACCAGTAAAGAACTTGTGATTTGTGTCCATGAACCAGAATTAAATTCAGTCAAGAATCTTGAGGTTTACGAAAAGAAAGTGGCGCGACATGAGATTATTCATGCCTTTATTGAGGAAAGCGGGCTTTCTGAAAATACTTTTATATGTAAAGAAGGATGGGCGAAGAATGAAGAGATGGTTGACTGGATGGCCGCTCAGCTTCCAAAAATATTCGTAGCATTTTCAAAAGCTGATGTGATGTGAGGCGATTTTCATGTATGATAGCACAATTACAATGTTTAACCGTAGCGGCAGTGAAAAGAAAGGCTTTGTTTGGTTCCCGACTGTCATTGATGGCGTATACCTTATCATAGACAAGGGTGCTGGTATGGTCAAAACCGGGCTGGCAGAAGCGAATAAGGCTAACCTGCATATCCAGTATATATCTGTAGGCGGAAAGGTACTGGTGGTCGGAAAACCGTACATGCTGCCGAAAGAGTGGAATGCGCAGTTGGATGAGGAAAAAGCGACCTCAATTACATTCAACGAGGGATGTGACTTCTTTATTGAGGGCGAATACCCGGAAGATGTGATTCAAGACGACGATATATTATATACGGATGGCCTATTTTCCTGCATGAAAGCCAAACGGGACAATGTATTTAAACTCAACACAGTAGGCAAGTACACCCTCATACCCCACTTTGAGATTGGCGGTGAGTAAATGGCCCGGAAGCATTTTAAGGATTTTTCCGTCGAGAAAATGAATGTCAAAATCAAGCTCGATATGAGCGGATTAGACGAAGCCATACAGCGCGCCCAGTACGCTCTTGACGGTGCAATCATGCATAGTATGATACCTTTTATGCCAAAAGTTAGCGGGAACTTTATAGAGCGTACTGTAGCAAAAAGCGCATCTGTTCAGGGTACAGGAATCGTCTATGCCGGAGTAGGACCCGAAGGGCGTTTTTTATATGAAGGAAAAGTTATGGTCGACCCCGTGACGGGCAGCACATACGCAAGGCCAGGAGCAAAGAAGATTGTAACTGAAAGAGAGTTGAACTATAACAAACTGGCGAATCCAGACGTACAGAAAGAATGGTTCCTCGCGGCGA includes the following:
- a CDS encoding phage portal protein — protein: MGIISMIKRWWGMLFKNEAEREFNVSPVTSPQMDALINKCVMIYRGHPAWVNEEDHIRTINFAKTICEETARLTTLAVSISVSGSPMGDYLQKQMDKCYFNLRKWVEMGIAHGTAILKPNGSGVDVFTPADFVITSTDDNGNINGIIFKDSYQNGQKYYTRLEYHRFESDSVYAISNRAYVSDSQDDIGKKIDLAKTRWSMLLPDAYITKENGERLDSPLFGVFSTPDANNVDSSSTLGLPIFSTAIEELKDLDIAYSRNAYEINISQKITLLDDRLTQKSGMKIGDKQDIRLPKFVRNVLGSSANEFYQEINPQLNTETRKVGINMYLSFIAYKCGYSNGYFVFDEKTGMVTATQIEADQQRTIQFIKDCRDKLENCMGGLIYALQIMAELYGLAPSGQYEVEYGFGDIIYSYEEDKANWWKYVVNGKIPAWKYFVKFESMTEEEAKALTAEAQPEEPTLFGKEE
- a CDS encoding minor capsid protein, translated to MARKHFKDFSVEKMNVKIKLDMSGLDEAIQRAQYALDGAIMHSMIPFMPKVSGNFIERTVAKSASVQGTGIVYAGVGPEGRFLYEGKVMVDPVTGSTYARPGAKKIVTERELNYNKLANPDVQKEWFLAAKRKDMKEWEDAMNRAIKG
- a CDS encoding phage minor capsid protein, producing the protein MLSPDYLRQITEGAEENASRLHQKVISLIISRMVRRLERREDYLFTPIDRWQIETIQESGYLLEDIQKEISSHLGTQYKEVQSRMEEAGIKAIEYDNEVYKAAGLSPTPLKQAPHLIRLMQRNYEATNGELRNLTRTTANAAQQTFIEECDMAYEKVTRNVQPLSGAVREAVDNVSKTGVKIVYPSGHKDYIETAVARTVRTGVAQATGDIQMARMEEMEWDIILTSAHYGARTGDGGENPGNHYWWQGKFFSRTGQDKRFPDFRTSTGYGSVTGLCGANCRHSFGPGDGIHNPYGDIDSEANKKIEDINKHMRGMERNIRKTKQELLGLRTAIESTGDEKLKYELQQEYDHIAATLKRQNAKYKNFCDMHNIKPLQERLHTAKWGHSEEMKAREAVDRYNNKST
- a CDS encoding phage scaffolding protein; the encoded protein is MKNIYEIMKEFGIEIPEDKKDGFDKAWKENYRTKAEFEKAAAKRDEYKKSLEDVQGKLEDFEKVDVEDLQNQVKTLTADLQKEKEERAAEESRRALEKTVDTFMGDKKFVNSLTADSIRGKLMEELDKDTAKGKSIEDIFNGLITDKDGNQIPNIVVDEEQQKAEQNKAKFTTKFTGTGNGGMTKDDFRKLSLDERTKLKQSDPELYEAMRK
- a CDS encoding head-tail connector protein, which codes for MYTTYEFYVTRYFGDMIPEDVFEKFCQRSCDEIDVITFDRLVEGFPTDERAAARVQRAICALAELFYRIDAEDRKAEESTGIIHKEDGTVIGKQITAVSSGNESIHYAVGQGTTISTITTAVKDVKSRRKLEYDTVREYLTGVKDNKGELLLYAGL
- a CDS encoding PBSX family phage terminase large subunit translates to MQQDRLTGKLKPQYKTFADNYIENGGNMTKAARDAGYAEKGLNKRVGRLMANEGIKEYIACRQQEIDSQRICSLKEIQEFRSRVVRGEEKDQFELDAALTERLKAANDLEKALKIKEEEEERHRIAEAARNAGTWHMDLDIIADGFHPIIRDIRNRKHSEYDFPGGRGSTKSSSVSCIIIELIKNNSDMHALVLRKVGNTIRDSVYAQLKWAIQKMGLEEEFEYKTSPLEIIYRPTGQKIYFRGADDPLKIKSIKPEFGYIGIIWFEELDQFAGPEEIRSIEQSAIRGGDVAYKFKSFNPPKSKNNWANEYVAETERDNPDAVVYRSTYKDVPPEWLGQKFIDDAEHLRKINPEAYENEYDGVANGSGGNVFEYLELREITDEEISRMDRIYQGVDWGWYPDKYAFIRSYYDSHHEKIYLIDENYVNKTPNKKTAEWIIKYGYDDYLITCDSNENKSVNDYRDMGILARAAIKGPGSVEYGFKWLQGKTIVIDRRRTPNAYNEITKYEYARDKDGNVMSGYPEGQEDHIIAALRYAYEDFFNRRGNSA